Part of the Corynebacterium canis genome is shown below.
GGTAATCCACCGAAAACGCGACGTCGCTAGACCCCGGTTTTACGTACCCCACATTCCAATCCCACCGATACTTGTTATGAAAAACCACGTCTCCCGCGGCATTGATAATCACCGAATCCCCCGACTGGGTCTCCCGCGCCAAGGCGGCGGGAAACATCACGGAACCCCACGTATTCGACTGCATAATGTCATTTCGCGGAACGGTCCAGCCGTAGATCATAGGCCGCTGTTCACCAATCCAATTATTCTGATAATCAAAAAGCACATGATCACCGTGCGACAACTCATCGGTGACATAGGCCGTCCAACCATCCGTAAACAGCCCCGAAATTTCGTACACCGAGTGCTCCGCCTGCACCGCGCCGTCGCCCGCGGACAGCACCCTTACCCGCACGCCAACCGAGCTCTGCGAATCCTCATCCCATTGGCAAAACACCACATCAGCGGTGGAAACCAGGGTGCATTGGGCGCTTTCTGGGACTGCCTGCTGCCACTCCACCTCCCCGGTCGGCGAGACCCTCAGCAGCTCCTTATGCATCCCGTCCTCCCCGCCCGTCACCGATGCGGACACGATCAGCGAGGCGTCAGACGGCCCCAGCAATTCCGGCGCGCCGGTAAACTCGCCCGGAATCTCGCGAATCACGCCGCCCTCGCGGGTATCCATCAGCTGCAGCGGCCCGCGCGAATCGACGCTGCACACCGCGCGCTGATCAGACATATTTGCGCATCTGCGGACGGGCTGCCGGTATTCCCGCTGCCGCGTCGCAAGGCTCCAAGATTCGATAAAGTGATCGGAATCGTGGACGGTTTCAAACACCGCCGCGCCGCGGTCCCGATCCACCCCAAGCAAGGTAACGTCCACCGCGGAAACGCTTAAACTTTCGAAGCCCTCGGCAACCGCGTCGTCGATAAACACGTCCGTACGTTGCGGCGGCACATGCAGCTGAGAATAATCCGTGGTCACGCGCTCGCGCCCGAGATTGCGATACACCACAGCGCCCGCCACGGCCACCGCGACCATCCCGACGATCGCGCCGAAAATCACCAGAAACCACACCGCACCGCGCCCCTTGGGGGACTGCTGCGGGCCAGCGTTCGAATCGAACAAATTGCCGTTTGCCATCGGGGACCTTCGCGGTGAGCTCGGCCACTAGCCAGGCTTACCGATGCGCCGAGGGTACACCGGCAAGCCTTATCGAACAAAGATGCGTTAGTCCTCCACAGGCACCAACGAAATCTTGCCGCGATTATCGATGTCAGCGATCTCTACCTGGATCTTCTCGCCGACATTCACCACATCTTCCACCTTATTAATGCGCTTGCCATTGCCGAGTTTGGAAATATGTACCAATCCATCGCGGCCCGGCAGCAGCGACACAAACGCGCCAAACGCGGTGGTCTTTACCACGGTACCAAGGAAACGCTCGCCCACCTTAGGCAATTGCGGATTCGCAATAGCGTTGATCTTTTCGACGGCCGCGTCCGCCGCCTCGCCGTTCGTGGCTGCGACGTAGACCGTCCCGTCTTCCTCGATCGTGATATTGGCGCCGGTCTCCTCGGTGATCGAATTAATGGTCTTGCCCTTCGGGCCGATGACCTCGCCGATCTTGCTGACCGGGACGTTCACCGTGGTGATGCGCGGGGCCAGCGGGCTCATCTCGTCCGGGCTATCGATCACTTCGGCCATAGTTTCGAGGATGGCCAAGCGGGCGTCGCGGGCCTGGGAAAGGGCGTCCGCAAGCACGGAGGACGGGATGCCATCAAGCTTCGTATCCAGCTGCAGCGCCGTAATGAAATCGGCGGTGCCGGCGACCTTAAAGTCCATATCCCCGAACGCATCTTCGGCGCCCAGAATATCGGTCAGCGCCACGTAACGGGTCTCGCCCTTCACCTCGTCGGAGACCAAACCCATCGCAATGCCCGCGACCGGGGCCTTCAGCGGAACACCCGCATTGTACAGCGACAATGTGGAAGCACACACGGAACCCATGGAGGTAGAACCATTGGAACCCAAGGCCTCCGACACCTGGCGGATGGTGTACGGGAAATCCTCCCGGGAAGGAATCACCGGCACGAGCGCACGTTCGGCCAGCGCACCATGGCCAACCTCGCGGCGCTTCGGCGAACCCACGCGGCCGGTCTCGCCGGTGGAATACGGCGGGAAATTGTAATGGTGGATATAGCGCTTATGATTCACCGGGGTCAGGGAATCGATCTGCTGTTCCATCTTGAGCATGTCCAGGGTGGTCACACCAAGGATCTGGGTCTCGCCCCGCTCAAAAAGCGAGGAACCATGCGCACGGGGGATGAGGTCAACCTCCACGCCGAGGTCACGGATATCGGTGATGCCGCGGCCGTCGATACGAAAATGGTCAACCAGGATACGGCGGCGCACAATCGCCTTCATCAGGGCGTTATACGCGGCGCGAATCTCCTTCTCGGACTCCTCAAAACGCTGCAGCAGGCTCTCCTCCACAGCCTCCATATGCTCGTTGGTCGCCTCCTCGCGCTCCTGCTTGTTCTTGATGGTGAGCAGCTTCTCCAGCTTGCCCGCCGCCTTCTTCTCCACCGCAGCGTAAATCTCGTCCGAATACGGCGGGAACAGCGGAAACTCCTGAGTCTCCTTCGCCGCCTCCTGGGCAAGGCCAAGCTGGGCGCGGCACAACACCTCAATAAACGGCTTCGCCGCCTCCAAGCCCTGAGCCACAACCTGCTCCGTGGGGGCAGGCGCGCCATCCTTGATGCGCTCGACCACGTTTTCGGTTGCGCCGGCTTCCACCATCATGATTGCGACATCATGTACGGTACGACGGCCCTTCTTCTTCGACACAATGCGGCCAGCAACCACAATCTCAAACAACGCCTGATCTTGCTGCTCATGCGTGGGGAACGCCACCCACTGGCCCTCCGGATGCTTCTCATCCGCCAGCAACGCCATGCGCACACCGCCGACCGGGCCCGAAACCGGAAGCCCGGAAAGCTGGGTGGCGGCGGAAGCGGCATTGATAGCCACCACGTCATACATGTCCTTCGGATCCATGGACATGACGGTGACAATCACCTGCACCTCATTGCGCAGACCCTTCACAAACGTGGGGCGCAGCGGGCGGTCAATCAACCGACACGCCAAAATCGCCTCCGTGGAAGGGCGGCCTTCGCGGCGGAAAAACGAGCCGGGAATGCGGCCGGCAGCGTACATGCGCTCTTCCACATCGACGGTCAGCGGGAAGAAATCGAAACCCTCGCGGGGTTGATTCGACGCGGTGGTGGTGGCCAGCAACATGGTGCCTTCGTCCAAGTAGGCCGTAACGGAACCATCCGCTTGGCGGGCCAGCTGGCCGGTTTCCAAGCGGATGGTACGAGTGCCAAAATCACCATTATCAATAATTGCTGTGGCTTCTACAATGCCGTATTCAGGGTCCTTGGCTATAGTAACGTCACTCATACAGGTACGTTTCTCCTCGATAGGATATGCGGGCGGTCATCGGTGCCGCCCTTGAATCGGATGTTCTCGTCAAAGAGTCTCGTGCGCATTTTACCAGCACAAAACATAAATAGCTATTCGTAACTCATACCGAATTCAGAGATACACATTACACTCGTGAACATGGCACTCAATGACCCCAATGACCTGCTGTTTTTTACCGTGCCTACCCTGTTCTATTTATTACTGCACCGGATATATTTAGTCCCCTCGCTCGCCTACCTGTACCAACATCGCAAACACTTGCGAAGGGCCTCGCGGACGATGGGCTTTATTCGACCACAAATTCGAGATTGCAAACTCGGGGTGATTACCGCTGTGCTCCTCGCGCTGGTCACCGTGCTGATGATCCACTTCTCCCCGAACTCGATCCCATCGAAGCCGGCGATCGTCGCCACAGCCACCATGATCGCGGTCGAAGCCACAGTAACAATCCTGCGCAGCGCCGGCGAAGAAGTACTCTTCCGCGGATTCATCCAAGGGATCTTTAGCAAACGCTTCTCCGCCTACACCGCGATCCTGGCGCAAGCACTGCTCTCCATGCTGCCCGCCACCCTGCTCACCATCCTCGACACAGGCTACTGGGTGTTACTGCCGCCACAATTCCTAGCGGTAATCACCTTCGGATTCTTGCGCCACTACACCAAGGGAATCACGGCGCCGCTATTAGTACACATGATCCTCAACGTACTAGTAATGACGGCCGACCTCACCGGACTCACCGCGTAACCCTTGGGCAGTCTCGCCGGACTCACCGCGTAACCGACGGCTGCTCTCGCCGCTTAACCTTCAGGCGCTTCGGATTCCATCGCCACCGGCGCGGCCTTGGCTGTCACCTTGCGCGCATCTTGTGCGCCGAAGAATTAGGTTGCGCCCTCCGCATGAAATTTTTTACACACAAATCGACGATTCTGTGTAATTTTCATCGTCATGGGCCGCCCAGGGCTGTCGGCGCGATATTCTTTACACAGATTTCGGGATTTTGATGTAAAAAATATCGGTATACACCGTTCAACTCCAGCCATAGCAATAAGTTGCCCACAACGAATGTTTCCGGCTTTTCGTCACTGTGACGTAATTCGACCACGCTTTATATAGGGCCGGCATATTGGAAGCCCTAGCATCCCAGAATTGATATGGCGCAATACAATTGTAAGCGCTGTTTCTAAGAATGAAATCCGACTCCGAATCAAGCATCCCCTCCCCATTAATCCAGTTATGTATACATATTGGTAAAGGCCGGCTGTCGACCGTGAGGCAGCAATGATCCCGCAGGCGACCTTCATCCTCACAGGAGACCCACCCTTTGGGCACCCTTTTGCCACCATTTGGGCACTCTTTCGGCCGCCCACCGCGAAATTGGGCCGCCAACAGGCCCCAACAAATAGGTTGCGTGCTTCAGATGAAGTTTTTTACACACGAAAGGCGATTTCTGTGTAATTTTCATCGCGTCAGGCCGCCCAGGGGCGCCGGCGCGATATTTTTTACACAGATTCCGGGATTTTGATGTAAAAAATATCGGTATACACCGTTCAACCCGATTGGTGGGCCGCAACCGATTAAGCGGCTATGGCCGTTTAGGGGGTATTAAACTATGCGCGCGCCATCATTAAGCCCTTAAAACGGCAAATTGCATCACGCGCAAACAAAAAGCGCTGGGAAGGAGTCTCCAACCCAGCGCAAGCAGGCAACGGTAGCACCTAACCAGCAGGCAACGGTAGCACCTAACCAGCAGGCAACGGTAGCACCTAACCAGCAGGCAGCGGTGGCGCCCAACAAGCCAAGCGCACGACAGCGCCCAGCAGGCAAAAGCCTAGCGGCGCAGCCCGAGGCGGCCGATCAGGTCACGGTAACGATCGACATTGTTTTCGGCCAAGTACTTGAGCAGGCCCTTGCGGCGACCAACCAGAAGCAGCAGGCCACGGCGGGAGTGGTGGTCGTGCTTGTGGAACTTCAGGTGCTCGGTCAGCTGGCGGATACGCGCGGTCAACAAGGCGATTTGGGCCTCCGGGGAGCCGGTGTCGGTCTCGTGCAAGCCGTACTCAGCCAGGATGGATTTCTTCTGCTCGGTGGTCAGAGCCATGGAGTATTCTCCTCGTACATAGTTTCAGTCCACATGAAAGTTCTGCGGGAGCAACTGCTGTGGACCGCAGTCGCTTCAAGCCTCGGCTACCCTACCACACAACCAAGGCAAAGCTCAAAGCGTCTCAGCTGCGAGGATTTCGCGGGCGCGGGCGACGTCACGGCCCATGGCATCGAGTAGCTCATCCACACTATCGAACTTGACCATTCCGCGCAGACGTTCGACAAATTCCACGGCGCAGAAACGGCCGTAAAGGTCGGCCTCCTGGTCCAATACAAAGGCCTCTACACTGCGGCGTTCGTCGCCGAAGGTGGGATTGGTACCCACAGAGACGGCGGTCATGTAGCGCTGGTGGGGGCGCATATCGCCTGCCACCGGGGCGTCGTCAAGTATGGTGAACCAGCCGCAATACACGCCATCGGCGGGCAAGGCCACGGTGTCGGGGAAGTACAGGTTTGCGGTTGGGTAGCCGAGCTCGCGGCCGCCCCGCCCGGCGCCCCGGCAGACTTCGCCGGCCACTGAGAAGTTGCGGCCGAGGGCCCAATTGGCGCGGCGCACGTTTCCGGCGGTGAGCAAACCCCGAATCACGGTCGAACTGATTGTCGTTCCGTCTTCAGCAACGAGCGGTAGGACGCGAACCTCCACCCCGTAGCGCTCCCCCAATTCCAAAAGTGTTTCGGTGGTTCCGGAAGCGCGGTGCCCGAACGTAAAATTATCGCCGACGATCACGGTCGCCGCTTTGAGGCGCTCCATAAGCACCTGGGTAAAGAACTCCTCCGGCGTCTGAGCTGCGAGTTCGTGGGTAAAGCGCACGGCCAGCATGTGGTCAACTCCGAGGTCTTCCGCAAGGTCCGCGCGGCTGGCCAGGCTCCCCAACATGGGGGGCATTCGATCGGGTCGGAGTACGGCTAGCGGATGAGGGTCGAAGGTCATCACCACGCATGGTGCCGAATGTTTGTTCGCCGCCGCGCGGGCTTCCGTAATAAGCGCGCGATGCCCGCGATGCACGCCGTCGAACACGCCGATGGTCACCACACTCCGGCCAAGGTCGGCCGGCACTTCCTCTAATCCGTGCCAGATATCCACGCGCTACACACTACGTCATACACTGAATCGCATGAACGATCCCCTCTCCACTTCCGGCTTGGTCATTGTGGACAAGCCCGCGGGCATGACTTCCCACGACGTGGTCGGCCGCCTCCGCCGCATCTTTGGCACACGGCGAGTGGGGCACGCCGGCACGCTTGACCCGATGGCCACCGGGGTGTTGGTCGTGGGCATTGAGCGGGGCACGCGCTTCCTCGCACATATGGTCGCAGAGACGAAGACTTATCGCGCAACCATTCGACTGGGCATGAGCACCTCCACCGACGACGCCGAGGGCGAAACCTTAACCACCGCCGACGCCAGTTCGCTTATCGACGCCGCCATCCGCGACGCCATCGCCCACCTCACCGGCCCCATTATGCAGCGCCCCAGTTCGGTAAGCGCCATTAAGGTCGGGGGCACGCGGGCGCACGAGCGGGTTCGCGCGGGTGAGCATGTGGAGCTGCCGGAGCGCCCCGTAACGGTGCATCGCTTTGACCTGCTCGACCAACGAATCGAAGGTATGTTCTATGACCTTGACGTGGAGGTCCACTGTTCCTCCGGAACTTACATTCGATCGCTGGCCCGGGATTTGGGCGCCGCCTTGGGCGTGGGCGGGCACCTGATCGCGCTGCGCCGCACCGCCGTCGGCCCATTTACCCTAGACCAAGCCCATACATTGGAGGAGCTTGCGGAAAATCCCCAACTTTCGCTCACGCTCGACCAGGCGCTCACGGCCGCCTACCCCACCCTGCCGGTCTCGGAAGAAGAGGGTCGCGCGCTGGCGTTAGGCAAATGGTTGAGCCCCCGTGGCCTGCGTGGCACGCATGCGGCCGTCACCCCCTCCGGGCGGGCGATCGCGCTGGTCAAGGAATCGGGAAATCGGCTGGCTACCGTGTTTGTCGCCCGGCCCGCCACCCTTTAACTCCCCGTGCGGCCTCGCCAAAACTTTCGAACGCTATTGGGTTACGGCCGTAACGGCGATGATATAACCGTCGCGGATTTCCCACCGGCCGCTAATAAACGGCACGGGCGCAGGCCGCACCAACAGGTAGGACACGAAGGTGCCATCGGTGCGGATATCTATTTCTGCCTGCTCAAAGCCGAGCCAGCGGTGCGTCATCGGGAACCACGCTTTATAGGTGGCTTCCTTGGCGCAAAATAGCAGCCGATCGGCGCAGTCGATGCCGAGCGTTTCAATGCGCGTGAGTTCGGCCCTACGTGCGATAGATCGCAGCACCCCATCGGGCAGCGGTTCGGCGGGCTCAACATCCAGCCCCATGGCGCGCACCAGCAGCCGGGGCGCGGCGACGGCGGCCCGAAAACCCGCCGTGTGCGTCAAGGAGCCGCTTACCGACGCCGGCCACAACGGCATCCCACGCTCCCCCCGCAAGATTGGGTCCCCGGTGTCCCTATGTAATTCCCGCAGCGCTTGATGCGCGCACCAGCGGGCGTCCCCGAATTCCGCCTTTCTGATGTCCACGGCGTGGGCTACCAGCGCTTTCTCCAACGGGTGGAGGGCGTGATAATTGTCCAAATTCACCTCGTCCACGGCGCGGCGGATAACGCTAAAGCGTGCCGAATCCGGGAACAGGTTGGGATCGCACATGTCAATCACCCGCCTGGAGGATGCGAACTGGCCATTGTCGATCCGCAGGGTATCGCTGCCATTCCCGTGGATAGCCCAAGCTGACTTCATGGTGCGGAATCCCCTCTACAACGTAGGTTCCGGGCATGTGCAGGTGCCCAAATACAACGGCTTTTGCTTCGTATCGGCTCGCCCAGCTTCTGGTGTGTCGAGTCCCGCACCACGGGGCCAATTCCCGCACATATAAGGACTCCACCGGTTCCACCACCAGCGGCCAGTGATTCACCAGGATTGTGGGCCCGGTGACTTTGCTTAACCGCTTTACAGAATAAGCTAACCGGTCCCAACACCACGCCCGAATGTCCACAAAAGGGGCAATGGCAAACTCGTCGGTCATCATGACCTGTCGGTCGTGCGCGGCCTGCACCGCCTGCTCAACCGAATACCCAGGCGCACGGAACGAATAGTCATACAACGTAAACAGCGGCACGATGGTGCACCCCGCGAACACCGGGTACGGATCCTCCGGGGTGAGCACATCGATGCGACGACACCCCGTGACCAGCTCCTCGTACTTATCCCGCCCCTGATAGCGGTCGCTGCTGCGGCAAAACAGCTCGTGGTTGCCGGGCACCCAGATCACCCGTGCGAAGCGACGCCGCAGCTTGGTAAGCACCTCCAGCACCAGTTCGGTGCGCTCCGCCACATCCCCGGCGACAATCAACCAATCGCCAGGACGTTCGGGTTGAATGCGATCGATGGCTTCCGCATTTGCCTTCACCGCGGCGTGCAAATCGGCCACGGCCCACAGTGAGTGCGTCACCTCGATCCCCTTTCATTCTCAACCATTATGCCCATCCAGGCGTCCGAACGGTACCTCCACGTCACCGCAATTAAGCGTATGCACAGGAAAACCGCAATCCCACACCATACGCCAAACACCCCGGCGTCGAAAAGCAGCGCAAGCCACACGGCTGGCAAAAAGCCGCACAATACGGCCGCCATCGTGGTTTTGCGTAAGAATGCGGCGTCCGCCGCGCCGAGCAATACCCCATCCAGCGCGAACACCACGCCGCCCACAATAACCATGGCAACCATGATCCACCATGGGCCTGACATCGCTTCCTGAACCTCCGCTGAATTAGTAAATATGTTCGGTAACCACCAGGCGCCGGCGGCCATGATCGCCGCGAGGATAACCGACAATATGACCGAATACAGGGTCACGCGGGAGGCCACCCTGCGCACCCCAGCCGCACCCACGGCGCCGCCCAAGGCGGAACCCACCAAGGTCTGCGCCGCGATGGCCAAGGAATCCAACACCATGGTGAGCAGGTTCCACACTTGCAACAACACCTGGTGCGCGGCCAGCGAAGCCGCACCAAAACGCGCGGCCACCGCAGCGGCGGAAATCAGGGTCACCTGGAACGACAATGACCTGGCGATCAGGTCCCTACCCAGCGCCAGCTGCGCCTTGATCATCGGCCACTGCGGCCGCCACGAACCGGAATGGGCGCGCACCAACGCCCCGAAAAACAGTGCGGAAGTAATGCACTCTCCGCACAGATTTGCCCATGCGGAGCCGACCAAACCAAAGCGCGCCACGGCGAAAGGCACCAGCACCGCGCTGGGGATCACCCCGGCCAGCGTGAATAATAGGGGCAACCTGGTGTTTTGCAGGCCGCGAAGCCACCCATTGCCCGCCATGATCAAGAGCACCAGCGGGATTCCAAGGGCGGCGACGCGCAACCATTGCGTGGCCGCGGCGGCCACCGTCGGATCCCCCGAAAGCCAGAAGCACAATCGCGGGGCCGCCACCATGATCGCGGCGGCGAGCGTCACGCCGACCACCACCGCCACCCACGTGGCCTGCACCCCTTCGGCGACCGCCCCCGGCGCATCGCCAGCACCGAATGCGCGTGCGGATCGCGCGGTGGTGCCATAGGACAAAAAGGTCAATTGGGTGGTCACTTGGGCCTGGATGGTCGTCGCCGCGCCCAGCGCCGCCAACTGCTCCGCACCAAGGCGACCCACCACGGCGGTATCCAATAGCAGGTACAAGGGGGTGGCGGCAAGCACACCAAGCGCGGGCAAGGCAAGGCCCAAAACGGTACGAAAATTCACGGTACTACAGGGCCTCAAGATACCGTTTCAGCTGGGCAAACACCTCAGCCTCGGTGCCATAAGCCGTGTATCCCGCGGCCAGCACGTGGCCGCCGCCGCCCAGGCCGATGGCGATATCGGAAACATTCACCGCGATGGAACGCAACGAGACGGCCCATTCGCCGGGTGTGTATTCCTTAAACACCACGCCGATATCCACCCCGGCCAAGGCGCGCACAAACTCGACGATGCCCTCCACGGAGTTCACCGGGTAATCGCAAATAGTTTCGTAATCCGCGTACACCACGCCCAGGGAAAAATCGCCGGCGGGCTCCACCTGCAATTGGGACAGCACGGTGCCCAACAGGATCACGTCCGGAACCCGCCGCACATCCAGCAGGTCGATGGCCACCTGGCGCACATCCACCCCCTTGCGCATGAGCTCCGCCGCCAATTCGTGCATCTGCGGCCTGCCCCACCGGAAACTGCCCGTATCGGTGGCCAACCCGGCATACAACGCATGTGCGATCTCCCGGGTGATTTCCACACCTAAGTACGAAAACCACTCCGCCAGGATCACCGTGGTCGACTCCGCCGCCGAGTCAATTAAGTTCACGCTGCCAAAATGCGGATTGGAGGCGTGATGATCCACCACCAACACCCGTTCGTGTGTCGCGATGGCGGGCGCGCAAGCACCGGCGCGGTCGACGGTTGCGCAATCGACGGTAATCACGGCGTCGACAAGCGGCAATTCGGTGACCTGCGCAATGCGCTCCGCCCCTGGAATCGTTAATAAATTTTCCGAAAATCTTTTCGGTTCACCGATCAAGCCAACGGCGTGTTTGCCCAGCTGCTCCAACGCCAGCACCACCGCGCACACACTGCCAATCGCATCGGCGTCGGGGCGGATATGCCCCACCACCGCAATCCGCCGCGCATCGCTAATCAGTTCGGCCGCCGCAGCCCACTGCATCGCCACTCAGAGCTCTTCTTCGGGATGCTTATACGGATCAGCCTCCCCCGCCGGCTGCGCATGTTCGGCAAGTTTCCGCAGCTCCTCGTCCCGCGCACGGGCCTTAGCCAACAACGCCTCCATATGCGCGCTAGCCTCCGGCACAGTATCAACCTCAAACGCAAGCGTGGGCGTAAACCGAACACCCAATTGATCCCCAACAATCTTGCGCAACTGGCCGCGCGCACGCTTCAACGCCTCCGCCGCAGCCTGCATATCCGGCTCCGCATCCACCGTCTTCCCACGCACGGTATAGAACACAGTAGCGTCATGCAGATCGCCGGTAACCTTGCAATCAGTAATGGTCACATATTCCAAGCGGCGGTCCTTGATCTCCAGCTCGATAGCATTGGCAACGATCGTTAAAATGCGCTTAGC
Proteins encoded:
- the truB gene encoding tRNA pseudouridine(55) synthase TruB yields the protein MNDPLSTSGLVIVDKPAGMTSHDVVGRLRRIFGTRRVGHAGTLDPMATGVLVVGIERGTRFLAHMVAETKTYRATIRLGMSTSTDDAEGETLTTADASSLIDAAIRDAIAHLTGPIMQRPSSVSAIKVGGTRAHERVRAGEHVELPERPVTVHRFDLLDQRIEGMFYDLDVEVHCSSGTYIRSLARDLGAALGVGGHLIALRRTAVGPFTLDQAHTLEELAENPQLSLTLDQALTAAYPTLPVSEEEGRALALGKWLSPRGLRGTHAAVTPSGRAIALVKESGNRLATVFVARPATL
- a CDS encoding polyribonucleotide nucleotidyltransferase, with amino-acid sequence MSDVTIAKDPEYGIVEATAIIDNGDFGTRTIRLETGQLARQADGSVTAYLDEGTMLLATTTASNQPREGFDFFPLTVDVEERMYAAGRIPGSFFRREGRPSTEAILACRLIDRPLRPTFVKGLRNEVQVIVTVMSMDPKDMYDVVAINAASAATQLSGLPVSGPVGGVRMALLADEKHPEGQWVAFPTHEQQDQALFEIVVAGRIVSKKKGRRTVHDVAIMMVEAGATENVVERIKDGAPAPTEQVVAQGLEAAKPFIEVLCRAQLGLAQEAAKETQEFPLFPPYSDEIYAAVEKKAAGKLEKLLTIKNKQEREEATNEHMEAVEESLLQRFEESEKEIRAAYNALMKAIVRRRILVDHFRIDGRGITDIRDLGVEVDLIPRAHGSSLFERGETQILGVTTLDMLKMEQQIDSLTPVNHKRYIHHYNFPPYSTGETGRVGSPKRREVGHGALAERALVPVIPSREDFPYTIRQVSEALGSNGSTSMGSVCASTLSLYNAGVPLKAPVAGIAMGLVSDEVKGETRYVALTDILGAEDAFGDMDFKVAGTADFITALQLDTKLDGIPSSVLADALSQARDARLAILETMAEVIDSPDEMSPLAPRITTVNVPVSKIGEVIGPKGKTINSITEETGANITIEEDGTVYVAATNGEAADAAVEKINAIANPQLPKVGERFLGTVVKTTAFGAFVSLLPGRDGLVHISKLGNGKRINKVEDVVNVGEKIQVEIADIDNRGKISLVPVED
- a CDS encoding 4'-phosphopantetheinyl transferase family protein: MCDPNLFPDSARFSVIRRAVDEVNLDNYHALHPLEKALVAHAVDIRKAEFGDARWCAHQALRELHRDTGDPILRGERGMPLWPASVSGSLTHTAGFRAAVAAPRLLVRAMGLDVEPAEPLPDGVLRSIARRAELTRIETLGIDCADRLLFCAKEATYKAWFPMTHRWLGFEQAEIDIRTDGTFVSYLLVRPAPVPFISGRWEIRDGYIIAVTAVTQ
- a CDS encoding DHH family phosphoesterase → MQWAAAAELISDARRIAVVGHIRPDADAIGSVCAVVLALEQLGKHAVGLIGEPKRFSENLLTIPGAERIAQVTELPLVDAVITVDCATVDRAGACAPAIATHERVLVVDHHASNPHFGSVNLIDSAAESTTVILAEWFSYLGVEITREIAHALYAGLATDTGSFRWGRPQMHELAAELMRKGVDVRQVAIDLLDVRRVPDVILLGTVLSQLQVEPAGDFSLGVVYADYETICDYPVNSVEGIVEFVRALAGVDIGVVFKEYTPGEWAVSLRSIAVNVSDIAIGLGGGGHVLAAGYTAYGTEAEVFAQLKRYLEAL
- the rbfA gene encoding 30S ribosome-binding factor RbfA; its protein translation is MVDHARAARMAKRILTIVANAIELEIKDRRLEYVTITDCKVTGDLHDATVFYTVRGKTVDAEPDMQAAAEALKRARGQLRKIVGDQLGVRFTPTLAFEVDTVPEASAHMEALLAKARARDEELRKLAEHAQPAGEADPYKHPEEEL
- the rpsO gene encoding 30S ribosomal protein S15, with the protein product MALTTEQKKSILAEYGLHETDTGSPEAQIALLTARIRQLTEHLKFHKHDHHSRRGLLLLVGRRKGLLKYLAENNVDRYRDLIGRLGLRR
- a CDS encoding CPBP family intramembrane glutamic endopeptidase, whose product is MALNDPNDLLFFTVPTLFYLLLHRIYLVPSLAYLYQHRKHLRRASRTMGFIRPQIRDCKLGVITAVLLALVTVLMIHFSPNSIPSKPAIVATATMIAVEATVTILRSAGEEVLFRGFIQGIFSKRFSAYTAILAQALLSMLPATLLTILDTGYWVLLPPQFLAVITFGFLRHYTKGITAPLLVHMILNVLVMTADLTGLTA
- a CDS encoding metallophosphoesterase family protein, yielding MTHSLWAVADLHAAVKANAEAIDRIQPERPGDWLIVAGDVAERTELVLEVLTKLRRRFARVIWVPGNHELFCRSSDRYQGRDKYEELVTGCRRIDVLTPEDPYPVFAGCTIVPLFTLYDYSFRAPGYSVEQAVQAAHDRQVMMTDEFAIAPFVDIRAWCWDRLAYSVKRLSKVTGPTILVNHWPLVVEPVESLYVRELAPWCGTRHTRSWASRYEAKAVVFGHLHMPGTYVVEGIPHHEVSLGYPREWQRYPADRQWPVRILQAGD
- a CDS encoding bifunctional riboflavin kinase/FAD synthetase, translated to MDIWHGLEEVPADLGRSVVTIGVFDGVHRGHRALITEARAAANKHSAPCVVMTFDPHPLAVLRPDRMPPMLGSLASRADLAEDLGVDHMLAVRFTHELAAQTPEEFFTQVLMERLKAATVIVGDNFTFGHRASGTTETLLELGERYGVEVRVLPLVAEDGTTISSTVIRGLLTAGNVRRANWALGRNFSVAGEVCRGAGRGGRELGYPTANLYFPDTVALPADGVYCGWFTILDDAPVAGDMRPHQRYMTAVSVGTNPTFGDERRSVEAFVLDQEADLYGRFCAVEFVERLRGMVKFDSVDELLDAMGRDVARAREILAAETL
- a CDS encoding MATE family efflux transporter, with the translated sequence MNFRTVLGLALPALGVLAATPLYLLLDTAVVGRLGAEQLAALGAATTIQAQVTTQLTFLSYGTTARSARAFGAGDAPGAVAEGVQATWVAVVVGVTLAAAIMVAAPRLCFWLSGDPTVAAAATQWLRVAALGIPLVLLIMAGNGWLRGLQNTRLPLLFTLAGVIPSAVLVPFAVARFGLVGSAWANLCGECITSALFFGALVRAHSGSWRPQWPMIKAQLALGRDLIARSLSFQVTLISAAAVAARFGAASLAAHQVLLQVWNLLTMVLDSLAIAAQTLVGSALGGAVGAAGVRRVASRVTLYSVILSVILAAIMAAGAWWLPNIFTNSAEVQEAMSGPWWIMVAMVIVGGVVFALDGVLLGAADAAFLRKTTMAAVLCGFLPAVWLALLFDAGVFGVWCGIAVFLCIRLIAVTWRYRSDAWMGIMVENERGSR